A single window of Macaca mulatta isolate MMU2019108-1 chromosome 9, T2T-MMU8v2.0, whole genome shotgun sequence DNA harbors:
- the PTPN20 gene encoding tyrosine-protein phosphatase non-receptor type 20 produces the protein MWTARVPFRRDRLSSENEEPAGPSQALSPLLSDTHKIVSEGELHQLAQIRPLIFNFHEQTAIKDCLKMLEKKTGAYDIMQEFMALELKNLPGEFKSGNQPNNREKNRYRDILPYDSTRVPLGKSKDYINASYIRIVNCGQEYFYIATQGPLLSTIDDFWQMVLENNSNVIAMITREVEGGVIKCYPYWPISLKKPLELKHFRVFLENYQILQYFIIRMFQVVEKSTGTSHSVKQLQFTKWPDHGTPASADSFIKYVRYARKSHLTGPMVVHCSAGIGRTGVFLCVDVVFCAIVKNCSFNIMDIVAQMREQRSGMIQTKEQYHFCYDIVLKVLRKLLTLD, from the exons atACACACAAAATTGTTTCTGAAGGGGAACTACATCAGTTGGCTCAGATTCGGCCATTAATATTCAATTTTCATGAGCAGACAGCCATCAAGGATTGTTTGAAAATGCTTGAGAAAAAAACAGGAGCATATGATATCATGCAGGAATTTatg gCTTTGGAACTGAAGAATCTGCCTGGTGAGTTCAAATCTGGGAATCAaccaaacaacagagaaaaaaatagataccGAGATATTCTTCCAT ATGATTCAACACGCGTTCCTCTTGGAAAAAGCAAGGACTACATCAATGCTAGTTATATTAGGATAGTCAATTGTGGACAAGAGTATTTTTATATCGCTACTCAAGGACCACTGCTGAGCACCATAGATGACTTTTggcaaatggtgttggaaaataATTCTAATGTTATTGCCATGATAACCAGAGAGGTAGAAGGTGGAGTTATCAAATGCTACCCTTACTGGCCCATTTCTCTGAAGAAGCCATTGGAATTGAAACACTTCCGTGTATTCCTGGAGAACTACCAGATACTTCAATATTTCATCATTCGAATGTTTCAAGTTGTGGAGAAGTCT ACAGGAACTAGTCACTCTGTAAAACAGTTGCAGTTCACCAAGTGGCCAGACCATGGCACTCCTGCCTCAGCAGATAGCTTCATAAAATATGTTCGTTATGCAAGGAAGAGCCACCTTACGGGACCCATGGTTGTTCACTGCAGTGCTGGCATAGGCCGGACAGGGGTGTTCCTATGTGTGGATGTCGTGTTCTGTGCCATCGTAAAGAACTGTTCA TTCAACATCATGGATATAGTGGCCCAAATGAGAGAACAACGTTCTGGTATGATTCAAACAAAG gagCAGTATCACTTTTGTTACGATATTGTGCTTAAAGTTCTTCGGAAACTTCTGACTTTGGATTAA